From Arvicanthis niloticus isolate mArvNil1 chromosome 22, mArvNil1.pat.X, whole genome shotgun sequence, the proteins below share one genomic window:
- the Polr2e gene encoding DNA-directed RNA polymerases I, II, and III subunit RPABC1, whose translation MDDEEETYRLWKIRKTIMQLCHDRGYLVTQDELDQTLEEFKAQFGDKPSEGRPRRTDLTVLVAHNDDPTDQMFVFFPEEPKVGIKTIKVYCQRMQEENITRALIVVQQGMTPSAKQSLVDMAPKYVLEQFLQQELLINITEHELVPEHVVMTKEEVTELLARYKLRESQLPRIQAGDPVARYFGIKRGQVVKIIRPSETAGRYITYRLVQ comes from the exons ATGGACGACGAGGAGGAGACCTACCGGCTCTGGAAGATCCGCAAGACTATCATGCAG CTGTGTCATGACCGTGGCTACCTGGTGACCCAGGATGAGTTGGACCAGACACtagaggaattcaaggcccagtTTGGGGACAAGCCCAGCGAGGGGCGACCAAGGCGCACAGACCTCACCGTGCTGGTGGCCCACAACGATGACCCCACAGACCAGATGTTTGTGTTCTTCCCAG AGGAGCCCAAGGTGGGCATCAAGACCATCAAGGTGTACTGCCAGCGCATGCAGGAGGAGAACATCACACGGGCGCTGATCGTGGTGCAGCAGGGCATGACACCCTCTGCCAAGCAGTCCCTCGTGGACATGGCCCCAAAGTACGTGCTAGAACAGTTTCTCCAGCAGGAGCTGCTCATCAACATCACGGAACATGAG CTAGTTCCTGAGCATGTGGTCATGACCAAGGAGGAGGTGACTGAACTGCTGGCTCGATA CAAGCTTCGTGAGAGCCAGCTACCCAGGATCCAGGCCGGGGACCCCGTGGCACGGTACTTTGGGATCAAGCGAGGGCAG GTTGTGAAGATCATCCGTCCCAGTGAGACAGCCGGCCGCTACATCACCTACCGCCTGGTGCAGTAA